A portion of the candidate division WOR-3 bacterium genome contains these proteins:
- the kbl gene encoding glycine C-acetyltransferase, with amino-acid sequence MAFSDRVREFFANELKAIKEKGLFKEERFIASPQSAVIKVEYPAGSPPREVINFCANNYLGLSSHPEVIKAAHEGLENRGYGMSSVRFICGTQDIHKELERKLTEFLGTEDTVLFPSCMDANAGVFDVVLDQQDAMIADRLVHASIVDGMKLCKAQTYNYKHLNMAHLEEKLQETQNCRFRMIITDGVFSMDGDIAPLDKICELAEKYDAMVMVDDSHATGFLGKNGRGTHEYCGVMGKIDIITTTLGKAMGGASGGCVSGRKEIVELCRQRARPYLFSNTIPPVVVAAANKVMDIIGTTTALRDKLEENTKYFRQKIKEAGFDIKEGVHPIVPIMLYNAKLAQDMARDLYDEGIYVIGFSYPVVPQGQARIRVQISAIHEKEHLDKAIEAFKKVGAKYNILGKKKDEIIAMYGL; translated from the coding sequence ATGGCATTCAGCGATCGGGTGCGCGAATTTTTTGCTAACGAACTCAAGGCGATAAAAGAAAAAGGTCTTTTCAAGGAAGAACGTTTCATAGCTTCACCGCAATCAGCAGTGATCAAGGTGGAATATCCAGCAGGTTCACCACCAAGGGAGGTGATTAATTTCTGTGCCAATAATTATCTGGGTTTATCCAGCCATCCTGAAGTCATCAAGGCAGCACATGAAGGGTTGGAAAACCGCGGTTACGGCATGTCCTCGGTTCGTTTTATCTGTGGCACCCAGGATATTCATAAAGAATTGGAAAGGAAACTTACTGAATTTTTAGGCACTGAAGATACAGTGCTTTTCCCTTCGTGCATGGATGCCAATGCCGGGGTTTTTGATGTTGTTTTAGACCAGCAGGATGCGATGATCGCCGATCGCTTGGTCCATGCCTCAATCGTTGATGGGATGAAATTATGTAAAGCACAGACCTACAATTATAAACACCTCAATATGGCGCATTTAGAAGAAAAACTCCAGGAGACCCAGAATTGTCGTTTCCGGATGATCATCACCGATGGGGTTTTCTCCATGGATGGCGACATTGCACCCTTGGATAAAATCTGTGAATTGGCAGAAAAGTATGATGCAATGGTGATGGTGGATGATTCCCACGCCACCGGATTTCTGGGCAAAAATGGGCGGGGAACCCATGAATACTGCGGGGTGATGGGTAAAATTGATATCATCACAACCACCCTTGGCAAGGCAATGGGCGGGGCAAGTGGTGGATGTGTAAGTGGTCGCAAAGAGATTGTGGAACTCTGCAGGCAGCGGGCACGCCCATATCTCTTTTCGAATACCATTCCGCCGGTGGTAGTGGCTGCAGCAAATAAAGTGATGGATATCATCGGTACTACCACCGCCTTGCGGGATAAACTCGAAGAAAACACTAAGTATTTTCGTCAGAAGATAAAGGAAGCTGGGTTCGACATTAAAGAAGGTGTACACCCGATTGTCCCAATCATGCTTTACAACGCCAAACTTGCTCAAGATATGGCGCGGGATTTATATGATGAAGGAATCTATGTGATCGGCTTTTCTTATCCAGTTGTTCCCCAAGGACAGGCGCGTATCCGCGTTCAGATTTCGGCGATCCATGAAAAGGAGCATCTGGATAAAGCGATAGAAGCATTCAAAAAAGTGGGTGCTAAATACAATATCCTTGGCAAGAAAAAAGATGAGATAATCGCTATGTATGGGTTATAA
- a CDS encoding FAD-binding oxidoreductase — protein sequence MNNTADVIIIGGGIIGCATGYYLTKRGLKVYLFEKEYLTAGSTGRCIGGIRQQYSTELSIKVAMESVKKFKMMKEELGVDVEFEQDGYLFLAHSEEKEKTYKRLIELQRRMGLDVEYVDVPTIKEIVPGINTEGLLGGAYCPSDGQANPFLVVDGYARKIKERGKIFTYCEVKRVNLDGHRVLSVTTINGDTFYAPNVVNATGPFIREFSQHLGLDIPVFPERHEALITEPIEIFFRPMIVDYRPDGCYFHQKANQGSIIGCYTPVPNIPGTDIRSSFEFIREMGKRMARLIPKLAQVKIIRQWAGSYEMTPDGNPIVDKTDIEGLWVIGGFCGHGFMLGPEIGYIAAEYIATGSPPYDISEFALKRDYSKKEVMK from the coding sequence ATGAATAATACTGCAGATGTCATTATTATCGGCGGCGGGATAATCGGATGTGCGACTGGCTATTATCTGACCAAAAGAGGTTTAAAGGTTTATCTATTTGAGAAAGAATATCTCACCGCAGGTTCCACCGGTAGATGCATCGGCGGTATCCGACAGCAATACTCCACGGAATTGAGTATCAAGGTGGCGATGGAGTCGGTGAAGAAATTTAAAATGATGAAGGAAGAACTTGGCGTGGATGTAGAATTTGAACAAGATGGTTATCTCTTTCTCGCCCACAGTGAAGAGAAAGAAAAAACTTATAAAAGGTTAATTGAATTGCAACGCCGAATGGGGCTGGATGTGGAATATGTTGATGTTCCAACGATAAAGGAGATTGTCCCAGGAATAAATACCGAAGGTTTGCTCGGAGGTGCCTACTGTCCCTCAGATGGCCAGGCAAATCCATTTTTAGTAGTTGACGGATATGCCCGGAAAATAAAAGAAAGGGGGAAGATATTTACTTATTGCGAAGTGAAGAGGGTAAATCTCGATGGTCACAGGGTTTTGTCGGTGACGACCATTAACGGAGATACTTTCTATGCTCCGAATGTTGTCAATGCCACCGGTCCTTTTATCCGGGAGTTTTCTCAGCATCTCGGTTTAGACATTCCGGTATTTCCTGAGCGGCATGAAGCGCTTATCACCGAACCGATAGAGATATTTTTTCGGCCTATGATCGTTGACTACCGCCCGGATGGCTGCTATTTTCATCAGAAGGCTAATCAAGGGAGTATCATTGGATGTTATACTCCGGTGCCTAACATTCCTGGAACCGATATACGTTCCTCTTTTGAATTTATCAGAGAGATGGGGAAGCGAATGGCAAGGTTGATTCCGAAACTGGCGCAAGTGAAGATTATTCGTCAGTGGGCAGGCAGCTATGAGATGACACCCGATGGTAACCCGATTGTGGATAAGACTGATATAGAAGGCTTATGGGTAATCGGCGGGTTCTGTGGTCACGGATTTATGCTTGGTCCAGAAATCGGATATATTGCGGCAGAGTACATCGCAACCGGTAGCCCACCCTATGACATCAGTGAATTCGCCTTAAAAAGGGACTATTCAAAAAAAGAGGTGATGAAATAA
- a CDS encoding DUF1858 domain-containing protein produces the protein MITKTSRVEEIISQTPDKVKIFVKFGLPCLVCGEPFWGTLEELCEKYKVDVNLLLEHLNQDENKGV, from the coding sequence ATGATAACCAAAACAAGCCGGGTTGAAGAGATTATCAGTCAGACACCGGATAAGGTGAAGATATTTGTTAAATTTGGGCTACCCTGTCTGGTTTGTGGTGAGCCTTTCTGGGGGACGCTTGAAGAGTTATGTGAAAAATATAAAGTTGATGTGAATCTTTTATTGGAGCATCTTAACCAAGACGAAAACAAGGGAGTATGA
- a CDS encoding aspartate 1-decarboxylase translates to MKKWHYCPHCRGNLMVQKGFVRCGGCGWHYYFNPLPSVAVFVQNERKEILLVRRGIEPGKGKWALPSGFIELGETPEQSALRELKEETGLSGAVKELLGVYVEDTDVYGEVLLLGYRVQMTGGRLRPNSDSVDVRFFPENRLPTIPFASHRAIIQEGINIQKRYVPYLEVLKSKITEATITDTVLFYQGSMGIDAEILAAANIKPGEKVQVLNYDNGERLETYVIAEKPKSRRFVLYGPASLKGKIGQRLCILAYTFLPQDEVEEFKPRIVLLDKNNNIKKIK, encoded by the coding sequence ATGAAAAAATGGCATTATTGTCCACACTGTCGGGGCAATTTGATGGTTCAAAAAGGATTCGTGAGATGTGGGGGATGCGGTTGGCATTATTACTTCAATCCTCTTCCTTCGGTCGCAGTCTTCGTTCAGAATGAGCGCAAAGAGATCTTGCTTGTGAGACGTGGGATTGAGCCCGGAAAAGGAAAATGGGCGTTGCCTTCTGGCTTTATTGAACTGGGCGAGACTCCGGAGCAGAGTGCATTGAGAGAATTGAAAGAGGAGACGGGTTTAAGCGGAGCGGTGAAGGAATTGCTCGGAGTTTATGTTGAGGATACCGATGTCTATGGTGAAGTACTCCTTTTGGGTTATCGGGTGCAAATGACCGGAGGCAGGCTGCGACCAAATTCGGACAGTGTGGATGTACGATTTTTTCCTGAGAACCGACTACCTACAATACCCTTTGCCAGTCATCGGGCGATAATTCAGGAAGGAATAAATATCCAAAAACGTTATGTCCCCTATTTGGAAGTTTTAAAATCAAAAATTACCGAAGCCACAATCACCGACACAGTGTTATTCTATCAGGGGAGTATGGGGATTGATGCCGAGATATTGGCGGCTGCCAATATTAAACCCGGAGAAAAAGTCCAGGTGCTAAATTACGATAATGGAGAAAGGCTTGAGACCTATGTGATCGCCGAAAAACCGAAGTCCCGAAGATTTGTGCTTTACGGACCTGCTTCACTAAAGGGAAAAATCGGTCAGCGACTCTGTATTCTCGCTTACACCTTCCTCCCCCAAGATGAGGTAGAAGAATTTAAACCCAGGATTGTCCTTCTTGATAAAAATAACAACATCAAAAAAATCAAGTAA
- a CDS encoding radical SAM protein, whose protein sequence is MIKITTSKKSSNPKYIYGPVPSRRLGYSLGIDVVPFKTCTYNCIYCQLGHTTHLTNRRKNYVSEKALIAELKEVLKQKIKIDCITFSGSGEPTLYKNLGRLIKKIKTFTDIPVAVITNSSLLSNPAVQKNLMGADVVLPTLTTTDERTFKKIHRPLAKIRAKKVIGGLINFRKKYPGKIYLELMLIKGFNDSPEEILKLKEAIARIKPDKVHLNTVVRPPSEDYAQPLKMQDLNQIKRMISGPSEVVAEFKKEINVAKIKDKRDLILRYLQRRPGTRKDISKSLGVNENELIKDLAQLWRAGKIRKKKYGGVVYYERI, encoded by the coding sequence TTGATAAAAATAACAACATCAAAAAAATCAAGTAACCCGAAATATATCTACGGGCCCGTTCCTTCTCGCCGCCTGGGATACTCCCTGGGCATAGATGTTGTTCCCTTCAAGACCTGCACCTATAACTGTATTTACTGCCAGCTGGGGCATACGACCCACCTTACCAATAGAAGAAAAAATTATGTTTCGGAAAAGGCTTTAATTGCGGAGTTAAAAGAGGTATTAAAACAAAAAATCAAAATTGATTGTATCACTTTTTCGGGCTCAGGTGAACCCACCCTTTATAAGAATCTGGGGCGTTTGATAAAAAAGATAAAGACCTTTACGGATATTCCTGTTGCCGTGATTACCAATTCCTCTTTGCTCAGCAATCCGGCAGTTCAAAAAAATCTAATGGGTGCCGATGTAGTTCTTCCCACACTAACCACCACTGACGAAAGGACTTTTAAGAAAATCCACCGTCCTTTGGCAAAAATCCGGGCAAAAAAAGTTATCGGCGGGCTTATCAATTTTCGTAAGAAATATCCGGGTAAGATTTATTTAGAATTGATGCTGATAAAGGGATTTAATGATTCACCAGAGGAAATTTTAAAATTGAAAGAAGCGATAGCAAGAATCAAACCGGATAAAGTACATCTCAACACCGTGGTCCGACCACCGAGCGAAGATTACGCTCAGCCGCTCAAAATGCAAGATTTGAATCAGATAAAGAGGATGATCAGCGGACCGAGTGAGGTGGTGGCGGAATTTAAAAAAGAAATTAATGTAGCAAAAATTAAAGATAAGAGGGATTTAATTCTTCGCTATCTACAGCGCCGTCCAGGAACGCGCAAGGATATCAGTAAAAGTCTGGGGGTCAATGAAAATGAATTGATCAAAGACCTTGCTCAATTATGGCGGGCGGGAAAGATAAGAAAGAAAAAATATGGAGGTGTAGTTTACTATGAAAGAATTTAA
- a CDS encoding DUF6125 family protein, with the protein MKEFKIIEPEDLTKEELLQFLPDLAKNWLAHDGLWFLGVEEKYGMEVAIELDKKAWEKFTVIEAERIMKRFKIPAYSGIPGLIQALKFRLYAFINKQEIVEVSEKRCVLRMNECRVQEARKRKNLPDFPCKPVGLVEYAYFAKTIDPRIETNCLCCPPDVHPGEYYCAWEFVIRD; encoded by the coding sequence ATGAAAGAATTTAAGATAATTGAACCTGAGGACTTAACAAAAGAAGAATTGCTTCAATTTCTACCCGATTTGGCAAAGAACTGGCTCGCCCACGATGGACTGTGGTTTTTAGGGGTTGAGGAGAAGTACGGCATGGAAGTGGCGATTGAATTGGATAAAAAGGCATGGGAGAAATTTACGGTGATTGAAGCCGAGCGAATAATGAAGCGCTTTAAGATTCCGGCATACAGTGGCATTCCGGGACTGATCCAGGCACTTAAATTTAGGCTGTATGCATTTATCAACAAACAAGAGATCGTTGAGGTATCCGAAAAAAGGTGTGTATTGCGGATGAACGAATGCCGGGTTCAGGAGGCACGTAAAAGAAAAAATCTACCAGATTTTCCCTGTAAACCCGTGGGGTTGGTGGAATATGCTTACTTTGCTAAGACGATTGACCCGCGTATAGAAACCAATTGTCTCTGCTGTCCTCCTGATGTTCATCCTGGAGAATACTACTGTGCTTGGGAATTTGTTATCCGGGATTAA
- a CDS encoding tetratricopeptide repeat protein, translating into MIKMICITFVLFFTFIQGQTTEEMIDHAINLYTTRHLTKNNLMKSYEILTDIVQKDPDNLRAHYELSRVCYLLGDEQINKEDKLRFYEEGIIQGKKAIELDKNSVWAHFWYMVNLGRSGQTRGVLNSLELVPTIKKEIELILKIDPQHTGALAAAANLYYELPKLMGGDLNKSIAYLNQALALDSNYTVLYVDMAKVYIKKKDYEKARWYLNRVLTIQKPTYEADYLLEDKPHALKLLEQIKDK; encoded by the coding sequence ATGATAAAAATGATTTGTATCACTTTTGTACTTTTCTTCACCTTTATTCAAGGGCAAACCACAGAGGAGATGATCGACCATGCGATAAACCTTTATACCACTCGTCACTTAACCAAAAACAATCTGATGAAAAGTTATGAAATACTCACGGATATTGTGCAAAAGGACCCTGATAATCTGCGGGCCCATTATGAACTATCACGGGTATGTTACCTTCTCGGCGATGAGCAAATTAATAAAGAGGATAAACTTAGATTTTATGAAGAGGGTATCATCCAGGGCAAGAAGGCAATTGAATTAGATAAAAATTCGGTCTGGGCTCATTTCTGGTATATGGTAAATTTAGGCCGCAGCGGTCAAACCCGAGGAGTTCTCAATTCTTTGGAACTGGTGCCAACAATAAAAAAAGAGATTGAGTTGATACTCAAGATCGATCCCCAGCATACCGGTGCACTGGCAGCAGCAGCGAATCTCTATTATGAATTGCCCAAACTCATGGGTGGTGATCTCAACAAATCCATAGCATATCTCAATCAGGCACTTGCCCTGGATTCAAATTACACAGTGCTTTATGTGGATATGGCAAAAGTGTATATTAAAAAGAAAGATTATGAAAAAGCCCGTTGGTATTTAAACCGGGTACTGACGATCCAAAAGCCCACTTATGAAGCTGATTATCTACTTGAAGACAAGCCCCATGCCCTAAAATTATTGGAGCAGATAAAAGATAAATAA